A DNA window from Daucus carota subsp. sativus chromosome 3, DH1 v3.0, whole genome shotgun sequence contains the following coding sequences:
- the LOC108210663 gene encoding fructose-1,6-bisphosphatase 1, chloroplastic, translating into MITGTAAPLKLRCISSSHSLSSLTPFQQCNSQAKSLLSGSPTIKRKPSTGSAVRCMAVETTVTNTAPPKKKSSYQIETLTGWLLKQEIAGEIDAELTIVLSSISMACKQIASLVQRASISNLTGVQGAVNIQGEDQKKLDVVSNEVFSNCLRSSGRTGIIASEEEDVPVAVEESYSGNYIVVFDPLDGSSNIDAAVSTGSIFGIYHPNDECLVNIDEDSTLDSETQKCIVSVCQPGTNLLAAGYCMYSSSVIFVLSIGTGVYSFTLDPMYGEFVLTQEKIQIPKSGKIYSFNEGNYQMWDEKLKKYMDDLKDPGPSGKPYSARYIGSLVGDFHRTLLYGGIYGYPRDAKSKNGKLRLLYECAPMSYLVEQAGGKGSDGHSRVLDIVPTEIHQRVPLYIGSTEEVEKLEKYLA; encoded by the exons ATGATTACAGGAACAGCAGCACCTCTGAAACTCCGGTGCATATCCAGCTCCCATTCCCTATCTTCCTTAACACCTTTCCAACAATGCAATTCACAAGCCAAGTCCCTGCTATCAGGCTCCCCAACCATCAAGAGAAAACCATCGACAGGAAGCGCAGTGAGGTGCATGGCCGTGGAGACGACAGTGACTAATACCGCGCCACCAAAGAAGAAGAGCTCCTACCAGATTGAGACCTTGACGGGGTGGTTACTCAAGCAAGAGATTGCTGGTGAGATTGATGCAGAGCTCACTATAGTACTGTCTAGTATTTCAATGGCTTGCAAGCAGATTGCTTCCCTGGTTCAGAGGGCTAGTATTTCGAATCTTACTGGCGTTCAAGGTGCTGTTAATATTCAAGGTGAAGACCAGAAAAAACTCGATGTTGTCTCCAATGAG GTGTTTTCGAATTGCTTAAGGTCAAGTGGAAGGACAGGAATTATAGCATCAGAGGAAGAGGATGTGCCAGTTGCAGTAGAAGAAAGTTACTCTGGTAACTACATTGTGGTGTTTGATCCTCTTGACGGATCATCCAACATTGATGCTGCTGTTTCCACTGGATCCATTTTCGGAATTTACCACCCTAATGATGAGTGCCTTGTAAATATTGATGAAGATTCCACG CTTGACAGCGAAACACAGAAGTGCATTGTGAGCGTATGCCAGCCAGGGACGAACCTTCTAGCTGCTGGATACTGCATGTACTCGAGCTCTGTGATATTTGTTCTGTCTATAGGCACAGGCGTCTATTCTTTCACCTTAGATCCCATGTATGGTGAATTCGTACTAACTCAAGAAAAGATCCAAATTCCAAAATCTGGAAAGATTTATTCGTTTAATGAAGGAAATTACCAGATGTGggatgaaaaattgaaaaagtaCATGGATGATCTTAAGGACCCTGGCCCAAGTGGCAAGCCATACTCAGCAAGGTACATTGGTAGTTTGGTTGGTGATTTCCATAGAACGCTTCTCTATGGTGGCATCTACGGGTATCCCAGAGACGCGAAGAGCAAGAATGGGAAGCTGAGGCTTTTATATGAGTGTGCACCAATGAGCTATCTGGTGGAACAAGCCGGAGGGAAAGGATCAGATGGTCACTCAAGGGTCCTTGATATTGTGCCA
- the LOC108211662 gene encoding uncharacterized protein LOC108211662, with product MSSSNKLPLILFLASLLLRTTLGEIICEELSKEVCAFSVSSSGKRCLLENSETKEGLDYQCTTSDVIVQRMAEHIETDACVNTCGLDRTMVGMSSDSLLEPQFTAKLCSDYCYHNCPNIIDLYFNLAAGEGVFLPDLCAEQKVNPHRAMQVLMNYVHIRAVGSNYDTEEDAPSPSSQSNGTPAPAPAPAPAPSVESAENEDGAPAPSSESAESEDDAPAPSSESEDDAPAPSSESAESEDDAPAPSSESEDDAPAPSSEDDALAPAPSSETAENEDDSPSPWSQSAKTDDYVPSLLSGEYRDVAYAPPPSSESAEGEEGAPSPSPSASTSMDEVEEDAAAPIYH from the exons ATGTCTTCCTCAAACAAACTGCCATTGATTCTTTTCCTTGCTTCCCTCCTCCTTCGAACAACTCTAG GGGAAATAATATGCGAGGAGTTATCCAAGGAAGTATGTGCATTTTCGGTATCATCTTCTGGGAAAAGATGTTTGCTGGAGAATTCGGAGACCAAGGAAGGGCTAGACTATCAATGCACAACATCAGATGTGATTGTGCAGAGAATGGCAGAGCATATCGAGACGGATGCTTGTGTTAATACATGTGGCCTTGATCGGACCATGGTGGGGATGTCATCGGATTCGTTGCTAGAGCCACAATTCACCGCGAAGCTCTGCTCTGACTATTGTTACCACAACTGTCCCAACATTATCGACCTTTACTTCAATTTGGCTGCTGGAGAAG GGGTATTTTTACCTGATCTGTGTGCTGAACAAAAAGTTAACCCTCATCGCGCAATGCAAGTCTTAATGAACTATGTTCACATTAGAGCTGTGGGTTCAAATTATGATACTGAAGAAGATGCCCCATCTCCTTCAAGTCAAAGTAATGGAACTCCTGCTCCTGCTCCTGctccagctccagctccttcGGTTGAAAgtgctgaaaatgaagatggtgCTCCAGCTCCTTCAAGTGAGAGTGCTGAAAGTGAAGACGACGCTCCAGCTCCTTCAAGTGAAAGTGAAGACGATGCTCCAGCTCCTTCAAGTGAAAGTGCTGAAAGTGAAGACGACGCTCCAGCTCCTTCAAGTGAAAGTGAAGACGATGCTCCAGCTCCTTCAAGTGAAGATGATGCTCTGGCTCCAGCTCCATCAAGTGAAACcgctgaaaatgaagatgattcTCCATCTCCTTGGAGTCAGAGTGCTAAAACTGATGATTATGTGCCATCTCTTTTAAGTGGTGAATACAGAGACGTGGCTTATGCTCCACCTCCCTCAAGTGAAAGTGCTGAAGGTGAAGAAGGtgctccatctccatctccctCCGCTTCAACAAGTATGGACGAAGTTGAGGAAGATGCAGCAGCCCCCATCTACCACTGA